In Desulfarculaceae bacterium, the following are encoded in one genomic region:
- the pyrF gene encoding orotidine-5'-phosphate decarboxylase: MTPRDRLIFALDVDSADEAEDLVRLLASEVGVFKVGLELFVSAGPKVIARVRAAGARAVFLDLKLHDIPATMRAAARAAAALGVDMLTCHADQEKIFTDMDLGGAQLLGVTVLTSLGRGELMSMGYPAELTDPAALVLHRARLALRAGCAGVVCSGQEAMPVRELLGEQALVVCPGIRLASGSADDQKRVMTPEKAIAAGASHIVVGRPIRAADDPVAAARQMVAGISDGLSARGLA; encoded by the coding sequence ATGACCCCCCGCGACCGACTGATATTCGCCCTGGACGTGGACAGCGCCGACGAGGCCGAGGACTTGGTGCGCCTTTTGGCCTCCGAGGTGGGGGTGTTCAAGGTGGGCCTGGAGCTGTTCGTTTCCGCCGGGCCCAAGGTGATCGCCCGGGTGCGGGCGGCCGGGGCGCGGGCGGTGTTTTTGGACCTGAAGCTGCACGACATCCCGGCCACCATGCGGGCGGCGGCGCGGGCCGCGGCCGCGTTGGGGGTGGACATGCTCACCTGCCACGCGGACCAGGAGAAGATCTTCACGGACATGGACCTGGGCGGGGCCCAGCTTTTGGGGGTGACGGTGCTCACCAGCCTGGGGCGGGGCGAGCTGATGAGCATGGGTTACCCGGCCGAGCTGACCGACCCGGCCGCGCTGGTGTTGCACCGGGCCCGCCTGGCCCTGCGCGCCGGATGCGCCGGGGTGGTGTGCTCCGGGCAGGAGGCCATGCCGGTGCGCGAGCTATTGGGCGAACAGGCCCTGGTGGTGTGCCCGGGCATCCGCCTGGCCAGCGGCTCGGCCGACGACCAAAAGCGGGTGATGACGCCCGAAAAGGCCATTGCCGCCGGGGCCAGCCACATCGTGGTGGGCCGGCCCATCCGCGCGGCGGATGATCCGGTGGCCGCGGCGCGGCAGATGGTGGCCGGCATCTCCGATGGCCTGAGCGCACGGGGGCTTGCTTGA
- the radC gene encoding DNA repair protein RadC: protein MSPAQGAAKNPAEGHRARLREKFLAHGLTKFTDEEALELLLTLATPRRDCKQQARALLKALGSLRAVLEAPPAELAKIKGIGPKNILGLKLVPAVARRYLEDKLMTGGSLADPAQAAEYLRLSMGPLKQEVFRVLLLDSRHRVLANEELFAGTINQAVVYPREVAARALAAGAAAVVAAHNHPGGDPTPSREDRALTRQLYFALRGVGLELTDHLVVGGDSVYSFRAQGELVPLAREYDAMHLEEMGP from the coding sequence CGCCGAAGGCCACCGCGCCCGCTTGCGCGAAAAGTTTCTGGCCCACGGCCTGACCAAGTTCACCGACGAGGAGGCCCTGGAGCTTCTCTTGACCCTGGCCACCCCGCGCCGCGACTGCAAGCAGCAGGCGAGGGCGCTGCTAAAGGCCCTGGGCAGCCTGCGGGCGGTCTTGGAGGCCCCACCGGCCGAGCTGGCCAAGATAAAGGGCATCGGCCCCAAGAACATCCTGGGGCTCAAGCTGGTCCCGGCCGTGGCCCGGCGCTATCTGGAAGACAAGCTCATGACCGGGGGCTCCCTGGCCGACCCGGCCCAGGCGGCGGAGTATCTGCGCCTGAGCATGGGGCCGCTCAAGCAGGAGGTGTTCCGGGTGCTCTTGCTGGATTCGCGGCACCGGGTGCTGGCCAACGAGGAGCTGTTCGCGGGCACCATCAACCAGGCGGTGGTCTATCCCCGCGAGGTGGCCGCGCGGGCCCTGGCCGCCGGGGCGGCGGCGGTGGTGGCCGCCCACAACCACCCCGGCGGCGACCCCACCCCCAGCCGGGAGGACCGGGCGCTCACCCGCCAGCTCTACTTCGCGCTCAGGGGGGTGGGACTGGAACTCACCGACCATCTGGTGGTGGGAGGCGATTCGGTCTATAGTTTCCGGGCCCAGGGGGAGCTGGTTCCCCTGGCCCGGGAATACGACGCAATGCATCTGGAGGAGATGGGCCCATGA